A segment of the Salminus brasiliensis chromosome 5, fSalBra1.hap2, whole genome shotgun sequence genome:
ATGGACTGGCAgtaaataaatctttttttaaaaggtCTTCAAAATTTTAGTTGCATATAATTGCATAGAATTCCCTGCTAATTTACAGCTATTAGGAgtccaaaacatatggccagcCAGTCAATCATATCATTGTCAACAATCAGCATTATATATGTGAAGAGGCTGATTAGTGTCCCCACCATCAGTGGACAAATAATCCTACCCAGTatgtactgaatatttacatttattgatttatttaagcagtgaaTACTCAATTCCCTATAGCTTTCTCATAATGGCATTACAGCAGCATTTAAAACTACTTTAAATTTATATTATGATAAAAATCACCTTTATTGGTACTTCCTTTCCACAAATGGGCTAGCCTACAGTAAACCGGGCTTTTCACCGCCTTTTTTCAACAACATTCAGCACTTTAACATTTTAACTGTTTACTTTACCTTCCTTTCTAACACCCTGAGGATGTCTTAAAGCCACAAATCTTTCCCTTagctctccttctcttcttgagGAAGTAACGAATTTGTAAATTTTGTTTTATCATTGGACGACCAAAATGCTACGCAGCAGCTTTTAGACATGGTGACAATTATTTCTCATCTGGAGGCAGCAATATAATTAGGTTTGTTTTCACCAAAAACAGGGTGTGGCTGTTCTGACTACAGGGGAGTCACATATGCTTGCGCTCATCCATCGTGCTAGAGTGGGTTGTCAATtggtgctattttttttttgcacacaaTGTGATGTTCAAAGACTAAGAAAATGCATCAAAAAAAGTCTATAAATCACGATACACCTTCACATTTTTACACTGCAATATCAATGTTTTCAAATCATTTTGTCATGGAAACACTGTTACATCCCTTATTAATCATCAGCTTTTATGTCTGAAAATTACACACTGGTGCATCCATCATAGTAGGTGAAATACCTGAGGTCATAGTGGTGAAAACTGCGTGGCTAATCGAGGCAAGATAGGTAGGGTCAGAGGAGGAAGGATTCATTTCGTTGAAGGTGTCGGTGTTGTAGATGTGGTCAGTCCCAAACTCCCTAACAACCTGGGTCAGGAACAGAGAGCCAATTCTCTGGAAGAGCGGGTCACGCGGATCCAGGACATAGGCACAGGAATAGCTGCAGTTAAAATGGCTCCAGGGACCCAGCTTGGTCACATTTGCTTGGGGAAACAAGCTAAAAACAATATCATTGTGCTTAATTCTTGATCATAGTGTTCTGAAACGGTTTCATTTTCGGTAACATGATAAAAAATATCATATCAAGACTATAGTATTGTGCGTTATTAAACAAAGGTAAATTACAAATGATATTACACAGCCACAGTTTGATGCAAACTGAATTTCAAGAACAGATTACAAGACTGAAGTACTCTGTGTTTTAATAAAAGTGGAGTAAACATCGGCACAGATTACCGGGTAATTCCTTGAGGCACAATGCCTGAGAATGCTGGCAGAACAGGGATCATTCCAAAAGCTCTCATTTGATCCAAGATCTTCAACTGGATGAAAGGAAGACATATCAGGTCAGTTAGAATTTGACCCGTTCATCCTGTCACTTTGGTGCACAGGATGACTGTGCAACGACACAGAGTTGGAAACATGGCGGTCACTACAATTAAGGAGCTCCGTAGCTCTTGAAAAGCCCCAGACTCTCTGATGACAGACAAAAGTCTGTCCTGCAAGCCTTTATTCTGTCtcttaaataaaaagaaatctacattataatataatattacattataattCTGTTATACCGTCCAGAATTACAAACAGAGTATCTAAGTTTTAGAAAAGGGAAGATCATACTTGCAGAGAGAGCTGTTTGATGTGCCAGGACTGAGGCAGAGGCCCACCCCATGCAAACAGGTTGCCCATCCGATTCCATGCCAGAAAAGCAGGACCTGTGAAGAACTGATTGATCTCGGTCTGATTCAAACCGAGAGACATATACACCTacatgagaaagaaagagcgaaCGAGAGCGAGAGTGACTTAGTAACACGTACAGCAAACTGTGTAGAAGTTCATGGTAATATTAAGTGGGCATAAAATTGACTATTCGTTTCATTAAAAGTGGAAGTGAAGTAGAAGTGGAGTACTGTGCTGATGATGCGGTTATTGTCTGAGCTCATTTTTTTTGGGCTTCCTCTAGATCTGCCTAATCAAATCAAACAGTATTTGATTATTGATAAAGACTAGATATGCTCATCCATACGAGTAATATTAATGAAAACATCATGCAGAATTATGTCTATAGTAAGAGACACCTCACCTCTTGCCATAATGCCTCCTGCCCTGTGAATGCCAGAGGCAAATTAATGCCATTCAGCGCCATCCAGTCGATCTCTCTCTGCCATCGTGGCCAGTCCCACCACACAGTGGAGTAGCTCTGAGTGCAGACGTTCTGATAGTACCTGAACCTAGATGCGAACACCCAGCCCACAAAATGAGACAAGCACAAATTAAAAACTGACTGCATAGTAGTGCTTAACCGATATAAAGTCAGGTCCATAAGAATTTGGACAGTGAATTGTTGTAGTCCTGTGTCTGTACACCAAATACTACATTAACTGTTTAGGAATCACAGCTAATATAGTCCTtctattttcacaggctcaaaattGGCCAATTAACTGAACAGCAGCTTCTCAATATTTGAGAATGCATGGCAAATTAAGGAGATAAAAGGTCTGGAGCTGATTGCAAAagttgaatttgcatttggtagctaTTAATGGGAAATCTTAATATGCGCTCCAAAAAAATCAGGTGAAGGAGGCCATAATAAGACTAAAGCATAAGCGCACACATACCCACACTGGCAGTGTGAGGGACAGAGAAGCCAAGGTCCATGGCAAACATGGCAAATCCACCTCTACCCTTTCCTAATCCTTGCATATATAATAACTCAAAAACCTATGTGAAGACAAGTGCTGAAAAATAAGAGCTATGAATCAACACTGCTGAAAAAGTCTAGGATCCCTTCCATTTGAAAAGCATCAACCCCATTTGACATGTCTAATCACTTTTTGGACTAAAATACTAAAGTTTGTTTCATATTTGACCAAAAAGAATTCATAGCTCCTTAGGAATGGGATCAATAACCATTTTCATATTCTACTGCAGAGACAGAACCCTTCAAAGCCAGATAATTCCCCTTTACAACACAATTTAGCCTAGTGCAGCTGTATCTGGTCTTCATAGTCTGCCTTTCCAGGCCTATGCTGGCATTCAGGCATTTGCTCAGTTTTCATTTTACCACTAATACTCAGTCTATAGGTTAAGGTCACAATGTGATTGTTTGTGCATAATTCCCAGGCTTGCAGTgtatgcgtatgtgtgtgtgtgtgtgtgtgtgtgtgcgcggggGTTTGTGTGTTGGTGGGGCATTGTGCATGACTGCCCATGTGAATCTAATGAGACAAACACACAACCAGAAGACTTAAAAGCTCTGTCCACCACGCAAGTGTCCACTGCACTCCCAGCAAACAATGGCAAAGGAGAGCACCAACAATGCACCATTTTTCATGGGCCCATGAGGCACACAGAGCAGTACAGGCTGCCCTGCATAATGCatataagacaaacaaatgcAGGAGGTCTAAAGAGGATCTAATTTGGGAATAGACAGTGAGAATGCTGTGCATTTACTAGCGGAAAAGTAACTTTAGGTTACATTCATACATTTACATGTGACAAACACTGGCAGCGTGTTTTCTGTATTGATGACTGATACATATCAAAACATAAAACGCCAACCGTGCCATTTCTTGCCTCTTTTTAACATTTCATATCATGTAGCATCGTGCTAGAAGAGACACCACTAGTAACCTGAAAAAGTACTATTAGCCAGTTTGACTCACATACAGTTGGGCTCCCTTTCATGGTTTTGACCCCAGTTTCCCATTCAACTCTTTCAACAATGCGCTTTCCATTACAGGTTGCCCTATGCACAGGTTCTCCATCATGGTCTTAGATAAAGTGAAGCATAGGCATTAGAACCGTTGTTTATTTCTAATGCTGTAGACTAAAACAAATAACCATAGGCTTTGAACCCCTTACTGACTGTGGTCCCTTTTCCTGGTCTTGAACTAGCCCTGCAAAAGGTGTGTTgatgaaggaggaggaagaaaacCATGACTGGAACagagaaggaaaaacaaaacaaaacaaaaaaaaaacacccaatatctgtgtgtttacagagacTCCAAAGACCACCCATCAATGTCCTAGGCTGGAGTCTAAAACAAATAACCACAGGTTTGAAACATGGGACTATCCAAAGTTCCTTTACAGCTTTTGTGTGTAGCGTTTAAAAGACCATTTGGAGATCAGCTGAATGGCCTGTCCACTCGGAGTGAACTTGGTCATGAGCTTTGGAGTTTATTAATCAGCTGTGTGATCTACCTCCAGTTATTTCCAACCCTAAGCAAACACACCTGGATCAGTTAATCAATGGCTTTCAGAAGCATCACAGTATTAGAGCATTATTTAGTTAAGTTGAAACTAAAATACTAAAGGCAAGTAAAGTTTTTACAAGACCAGAGCACACAAATGACACCACATTGTTGTAATTTCTCATGGGAAACGGATTTCTCATTTCTGATTTGTGAGATTTGGGTTGTATTTTCTCACCAATTCCCTCCTACTAGCTAGGGTTCCCCCATCACACAGTAGCAGCCAGCACTGGGAGGGTAGAAGCTATTACATGCTTcctccaaaacacacaaaaccagCCAACCGTACCTTTTCAAACTGTCCAACTGTCCCCAATTGACCGCCATGTTGTCAGAGACCATTCTTGGGAGTTTCACTGTTAAGCTAACACACACTGACTAGCATTGCTGGTAATACACACGCCCGTAATGCGGATGGCTATGGCATTACCTGGGATTGAGCTTGCAATCTGCTGATGTCAGGGCCAGCGCTTAGATGGTTGCGCCACTCGGGagtatccccccccccccccttttaaaATGGATTACATCCAACCTGCAAGTAGTAACTTCTGAGGAGACCAGGCCATGGCTTGGAGAGTGGCCAAGACTGGACAACAGATCCTATAAATGTCCAAATTATAGGTCACAGAGCTATCAGGCAGTTCAAAGGTTGAATCCCAAACTGCTTCTAATTGGACATATATTGCACTGCTTGTGAATGGAAACCATTAAATCACGACTCATGTCTTACATATACATAGTTAGTAGATTTTGAGACTCTACAGACTGAAACATTATAAAGatcacctgattccacttgctAAATCAGTGTCAATCATCAAATCAGTCTCCgtatttgatatatataaaaaaaaaaaggtattacTGAAATAAGAGCCAGTAACCACACCGGCCCTGTGGTGTCCTCTACCCTAGAGTAGTGTTCCTCTGGGCTGGTGCCAGTTGATGaggttgatgtgttggaaaatACACTCACATTTTTATTCCAGGAGCAAAACTGGGAAAACACCAAGACCCTAAGGCTttctcctggagatctaccttcctACAGggttcacattcacattcattaaGAATGGATCTGTTTGGGTGAATTGGCATTGGAGGAGATCTGAAATCTGGACAAGCCAGTCTAAAAACAGTGACTATTACTTATGATGACATGCACACAATAAGCTGACCTAACCTATCCATATAAGAAACTGGATGGAATCAAGACATTAAGAAGAGGGAAGCCCACTTAATGCCAGCCACAAGCAATAGACTCCCCTATTAACCCAGTCTTTCAGATTGGCCGCATGTGTCAACCCCAGAAATAAGCTCAGTTCAACGAAACCTTGGTGTAATACCACACTGACATACGCCACACTTCAGTCACCTATGCTGACTCTGGATCCGAAGCACACCGGTGAGGGGAGGCAGAGGACGCGGCAGGTCCAGCTGATCTCCTGACCACGACACATGGCAGTTGCAGAAGTACTTCAGATAGTTGTAGATTCCGGTGGCCACCGCCACGCCGCTGCTTCCCACGGCCAgtactttgttgttttttgtggaGCGGAGCTCGCACACGTCCAGTCCGTCGCCGGACAGGCTCCGGTTGACCGACACGATGAAGTCCCGGGCTCGCTCTCCCAGCAGCCGCCGCAGCAGATCGGTCACGGCTCGGGACTGAGTCTGTTCTCCAGCTTTCGCTTGGAGGTGCTCCAACGCGCCGTCTGCAGAAGTGGCGGCGACGACGACGAACACGACGACATAAGGCAATAGCGAACTACGCCACGTACGAGTCATTTTATTCGTTTCTATGATTTCGGCGACATCGGCTTGTTAGAATGCATGAAAACATCCAAACTTTTCCCCGCACCATTGATTTACCCCGGAGGAACAGGAAATAACGCGCGACGTCCAATCAAATGCGACTACTAGAGAATACCGACCAATAGGATCGCTTCAAAGTGAAAACACGGCCGTGATCGTCACATGATTCAAAAAGTCAGGAGAACTGAGTGAAGATCACCACGAGACCTTCAGAGAAAATCAGCAGCTCttttcccccaattattatCATTTCATTTAGAACAGTTATTGTTTCATACCTCTTTAATGGTGCATATCACATCCTGGCTTAAATCGTGTGTTCTGAGAAACTGCCTTTTACCTGCAACTTCTCCTCAGTGGGGAGTGTGGCAAAGAAGTATAGGTAAGACTGTATAGGTAATGTTATTAAAATACAAGCCATGTATTCTTCCGTTGTGAGAACTATTTCAGCCTAATTTCAGACTATTTCAGTTTGATTCAAATAAAAACGAATATGAGTTCACCAATATTTGTTTAGGtctaattttattaattacatactTGTAGAGAATAATTAAATGTTGTTACTTAATTTATACATTCCTTACGTTTTTTCATGGGATTCTTTGAACCCATAAAATGAAACACATGCAAAAATTCTTTAAGCGTTATACCTTTGAACCCCTTCTCttatgagaaaaaaagaaaggaaagtgTATTTACGTACATCGTATACATTGACTTGGCCCAAGAGGTTTACTGGAGTTTACTGATCATTTTAATCAATATGGTGGTTGCAATATAATTTTGATGATATATGCacaatttataattatttatatatatatatatatatatatatatatatatatatatatatatatatatatatatatatatatatatataatgaaccCCATAATAACTGTTACAACTAGCCCCATAGTCTGTTACAATTAACCCCATCAATTAAATAACTGTTACAACTAGCCCCTTAGTCTGTTACAATTAACCCCATTAATTTAATGACTGTCACAACTAGCCCCTCAGTCTGTTACAATTAATCTTTATGAAGTACGTTGTAATATTTGCAATCACGTCAGAATTATTTACAAAGGgcacagacattcacaccacacCCGTAAGGCCATTAGCATTGTGAAGGATCCCACTAATCGctcacatggacttttttcaATGCTGCCACCTGGCAGAACGTACAGGAGCAATAGCTATGTCCCCTGAGCAGTCAGACTTTTAAATTCAGAGACTGAACAAAACTCCCTATGCCCCCACCACCAATAGCATGTGTAATCTGTCTGcatcttatttatcttatttgtATATTCTATACTCActcagtacctgctgtgttCATGTTTCACGTGTGTTATAAGTTGTCTGCATATAATGTCACAGCATGTAAACATTTCTATGCACCTTATTCTCACTACCTACCggttaaatatctatgcaccttacactcaATACATCTACTCAGTAATGAGtcgtatttattttatttattgttttgtctTTCTAGTTTTATGCTGTCACTTATGTCTGCACTTCGCACtatctgcagtctgtcctgtaaTGTATAGTTTTGTTCTCGTTTTGTTCCGTATTGCACCTTTTGTTCTGGGATAAACGCAATTTCATTCccctgtgtacttgtacagaacTGAAATGACAAtgaaacccacttgacttgaagTGCTAGAAACCTGACAGCTGCAGaacaacacacatacagtgagtccaagaagtatttgatcccttgctgattttctttgtttgcccactaataaagacactatccttctgcacttttaatggtagatatattctaacatggagagacagaatatcaagacaaaaatccagaatataattttaaagaatatattttaattaatttgtatttcaatgaggaaaataagtatttgatccctcttgccaaacacactcaatacttagtggcaaagcctttgtttgcaagcacagcggtgagacgtttgttgtagttaaccacaagtttagcacacacaccagggggaattttggcccactcttctttgcagatcctctctaaatcatgaaggttggtgggctgtcgcttggcaactctgaccttcagctccctccatagattttcgatcggattgaggtctggcgactggctgggccactccatgaccttaatgtgatttttcttgagccaatcctttgttgcctttgctgtatgtttagggtcgttatcatgttggaagacccaaccacggcccattttcagatccctggcagaggggaggaggttgtccctcaggattgtgcggtacatggctccatccatcttcccagtgatgcggtgaagtagccctgtacccttggcagagaaacacccccaaaacattatgcttccacctccatgcttgacggtgggcacagtgttcttggggtcataggcagcatttttcttcctccacacatggcgggtggagttgaggccaaaaagttcaattttggtctcgtctgaccacaaaaccttctcccaataacttggttcatctttcaaatgatcattggcatacttgaggcgcgcctccacatgtgctctcttcagcaggggtacctttcgggcactgcaggatgtgaatccattgttgcgcaaagtgttgccaattgtttccttgcaaactgtggtcccagctgccttcaggtcatttgctaactcctgccgagtggttgcaggacgatttctgactgttctcagcatcattgccaccccacgaggcgaaatcttctttggagcaccgggccgaggtctgttgattgtcatgttttactctttaaactttctgataattgcaccaatagttgttactttcacatccaacaccttactaatctttttgtagcccattccagctttgtgaaggtcaacaattctgactctgaggtcctgtgacagctctttggttttacccatgttggagacttgaaatctgtgtgatctgtctgattctgtggacaggtgtttttcacacaagtgattagtgagaacaggtggcttcaggtcaggtaacaagttgattgggagtgtctaactggtctgtaaaagccagaactgctaatgaatactaagggatcaaatacttatttcactccatgaaatacaaatcaattaatatatattccttagatttattttctggattttctttttaatattctgtctctccatgtaagaatacatctaccattaaaagtatagaatgatcatgtctttattagtgggccaacgaagaaaatcagcaagggatcaaatacttcttggactcactgtagatcaaaatacaaaaacagctGCTAGCTCACTGCATTTATTACATTGCAATATGCACACTTCTTTGCTACCAAGAATGTGACAAACAAATTTAGAGTAATTGCTGTTTACACAGAAATGAGTGCAACATGCAGGCAGTACTAAGACACATGAAAAGGAAGTGTTTAAGGTTGACCAacaaattctcaaaaacacCTTGACCAATTTTGGTTATAAAATGTTTAACTGCACATTTTCCATCGGTAAATATAACAACCAATATACACCCTCAACTTAGAGAACAAAAGTCTTTATGCCTTTATTTCACAGCTCCGTTTTTAGGAACGTCTTGGCTCTTTGCATGTTGCTCAGCACTGTCAGAGTgaataaaaaaagcattaatGGCTTTGATAACATTATAACATGATGaaaaattatataatacttAAATGACTTTAAGGAATTGTTGATACAAGATATGTCAATTACAATTCAAGTGTGTAATTCTTGCACTTACAGAGTTTCATATCATTTGGCTCATAAGCATAAATACGGTTGGAGTAGCGGCCAGTGATGTCAGCTCGAACAGTCATTGAGGGATCTGGAGAAAAGCAAAAAGCATActtacagtgcctataaaaactGATTCAtcctggagttcagttaaatccatgaTTATATAATGAAAGGAATAGTTTGTATACTCTTCAATAACCTTTTCTGAGTTGTGTGGCAAGTTattttgtcttcatggtgtatttgtacCCAAGAATAcagattaaccagtgactggacctttcAGACAGTTATCGTTATGCTACAATCACCCGAGACACTCAGGTGATCTCTATTTCCTGAATTGCAAAATGCAATCCATGCAACAGCTGTCAAAAATAGTGTCAAAAGGCCAGATTAAATGAATGATTTTGCCCTAAATACTGAACCCAAATATTGTATAatagataatgtttgggactcagacagtctcaatcttaacggatgagttgaatcaggtgtgtttgagtagaGCAACTTCCAAACTTTGCAGGAGACCAGCCCACCAGTAGACTAGACAGTTTGGTAGTACTGACTTGGCAAGTTCAACTTGGAAGTACAAACTCCCAAGGACGGGAGCACAATTTTACAACTGGAACAGCAATGTGAGGCAtgatgcattctgggatatttggctgtgccaagtccacacaagtcatGCATTCggactgtacttggctagatGTGAACGTTTGAGTGGAAcagtacttgggctgcaactgatgaCATTTCACAAGTCCACAGGAACACAAGTGCGGACAAGAATGCAGATTGAGAGTCTACCAGTGTCTCTCAGCTGTGGTGTAACTCACCAACAAAAAGGATTCTGGGAACATATTGTCCATCCGGTGACAGATGCTTGTCTGTGGTTTCATACTGTAATTATTCAGACATGATtagttgtatttttttgttatcATGAATGTTATCAGACAATTTAGACAATTCAGGATTACGAAGAATAAATCATACTCACCACCAGATTCAGGAGAATGAAGTGCTCATCGGCTAGAGTCTGGATTTCTTTATCTTTAGCAAAGGCTTTCTTTAGAGCTGATGAAGTTTTAGAACAAACAGATTTTCCTTAAGTACCACAGATAAAGGGTCTCTGTATTTCCTATATTCATCGTAGTGCTGACCTGTTCTGTCTTAATGGCATGATTGCAATTATGTGACTTAAACTGGGGGTTTAAACCTTACCCTGACTGTGTGGGCAGTCATCCATGTGGAAAATGACCATGAGTGGCTTGCTCCTGTGGTAGACAATTTATATCTTAACCTTAAAGCCTAACTGTGATTCCATATGTACGCTCTAAAACCACAAGCACACTGTATGTACCTCTAGAACTGACCTATTCAAACATGTCCCTATGAGGTCAACTTCTCAGTTCGTACAACAAATACAAAATTCCTTACAATCCAATACAATAACTGCAACAGTACAACAAACGATTCTCTGAGAAAGGAAACGTCTCCCACCTTGAGCGTGCCCAGAAGAGCGCCTCCTCGTATGTCTGAGCCCAGATCAACTGATCACCCCATCCTGAGGAGCAATCACAGCAAATTCACTACTTTTCATTTAACATGTCTCTTTAGCATTGACGAATAAAGGTGACAAATCATGTAGCCGATGAAATACAGTgcaatgcaaaagtttgggcacccaggAAAAGATCTTGTTATAGTGAATAGCTAAGCCAGTAAATTATGAGCTGATTTCCTAAGGCACTGTATGTACATTTGCTCTGTAGAAGAAAGAAACTTACCTCTGGAGAGAGTTTGAGGAACTCTCTTCTGTTTCTTGACAGTGGCCTTCTCTGACTTCACCATGATGGAAGTTGTAgccaccagaaccagaaccaagAGTGACGACAACAATCCTTTAAACATCTTTAGCTGTTTGCTGATCAATCGTGCAACTGTTAGAAAGCCTTACACAACAAGAAGAGCTGCGAAATGGTTTTCAAACTGGTAACAGAGAAAAAATCATTAATAAAAGAATTAAAGAGAATGTCTGAGCACCAAATGCAAAATAGTGATGTA
Coding sequences within it:
- the LOC140555683 gene encoding anterior gradient protein 2 homolog yields the protein MFKGLLSSLLVLVLVATTSIMVKSEKATVKKQKRVPQTLSRGWGDQLIWAQTYEEALFWARSRSKPLMVIFHMDDCPHSQALKKAFAKDKEIQTLADEHFILLNLVYETTDKHLSPDGQYVPRILFVDPSMTVRADITGRYSNRIYAYEPNDMKLLLSNMQRAKTFLKTEL